The Gossypium hirsutum isolate 1008001.06 chromosome D07, Gossypium_hirsutum_v2.1, whole genome shotgun sequence genome includes the window TGATGTTATAACATGTAGTGTTCCAAAAGGAGAGAATTTGAGACATTGAAAACTGAAATATTTCAGGTGGAAGGTGTTGAGGCCGAGCTGGAACAGTTGCAGAAAGAGAACGCAGCTCTTAGGTTAATGCTTCAAGTAATGAGCAACAAATACAAAATGCTTAGTGAAGCCTATTTCAGGGAATCAAACTCTCAGGTACCAACAATCTGCCGAGGCTTAACGCGATTTGATTTGTGCGAAGATCAGCACTCCCACAAAAATATTCTAATACCTCAACTTCAGTTAGCAGCAAATTCCTCACAAGTTTTTGTGGAAACTGACCCTAGGGACGAGAGCCATGTAAGCTACTGATCTTCTCTTTGCCCTACCTAACTTCTTTGCGTGTTTTAGTCATCGATTACTTGGCGTTGTTTAGGAATTGAGTCTACTCTCTTGTAAACCTTATTTAAGTTTGATCATGCCTTGTTAGCAAGGTTGAAAGCTTTAGGTTACTAAGCATCTAGTTTCAGTACCACCGTGCGTGATTGCCATGTGGATTCTCTCATATTTACTCCGGGTTTAAGTCCACCATGTGTGGACCTTATTTAGATGTATTCCAAATTTCAGTTTAATTGTACTTTGTATTGATTTCATTCTAGCTATAATTGTTAcaatattcatgtatatatagtaACTAACTTGTAATGTAAATGGTGATTTCAGATAGTTAAAGATGGATTTCAATGGAGGAAATATGGCCAGAAAGTTACTAAACATAATCCTTTTCCCCGAGCTTATTTTAGGTGTTCAATGGCTCCCGCATGCCCTGTCAAAAAGAaggtatacatacatacatacatacatacatacatacatacatacagagGGAGAGGATAATATTTTATGCTCAATCGCGTTTAGAATATCTCATCTGAGTGTTAATTAGTGCGGCAAAGTTGAGGGGAAATTCATCTATATGTAAATTGGTGATTTGGATTTTCAACACATGGAAAAATGAATAACAAGGAACCTCCGgatctttgtttttttaatttccaGGTTCAGCGATGCATGGAAGACAAGAATTTCTTGATGGCAACATACGAAGGACGACACAACCATGAAGTTAATCCTTCAATAGGACAATCTTTGTCTTCCCCCACCAGCTCCGCCACGACATCCATCTCCGGTTTTCCCAATTCAGTTCTTGATAACCCGTTACGATCCGCCATCGCTCTTGATCTCAATCTTTCAAGCGAAAACAGCTGCGGCAACGGCAACGATGACGATTATAACAACAAGAGATCAATGGAAGACCATGTTGCAGCATCCTTAGCAAAAGATCCTAGCTTCACTCTAGCTTTAGCCGCAGCTGTTGCTCGCTCCATTACTGAGCACCCTAAACCACCaacaaactaaaataacatttCTTTAAAGCATTAGGCTAAGGTGTGTATGTGTACTTAATTCAAGTCGGTCTTAGTTGTCATTCATTTTCTTGAAGCAATTGAGGGAGCAAATATAAAATAACTTCAGAAATAAAAGggagggacttaattgaaaagaaaacaaaacttgcTTAAATGTCCAAAGGAGCAATAATACCAAGCATATACAATGAGAAGAACCATCCTAGCTTCTCTTATTTGGTTAAGGCTACATATTTATACGTACATACATTTTTTactcatattttaatatataaattagcaATAAATTAAGTGAAttggaaataaaaatatatttaataaaaactaatttattaataaaatatatattaaaatgatttgacattaaataaataataattaatattatgtttattttaaaaaataatataattaaaataaaaattaaattagaaaataagtAGCAGTGAAAGGGGTGAAATAGAAATTACCCCCTTCCACTAGAGATTTGTATCTCCACTGATGGCCTTTAACTTTGAGGGTGaatttggatgggcggtgcgtttatctGCGATTATTGTAAAAATAGTGGTGGTGATGAGATTAAATACTAtagtgatactgtagcgtgagataaaaagtaagctaaacacaccgtatcgcacccaatcgcccatccaaaccaaCCTTGAGTCCGAAATTGAGAACTAGTAAGATGCATTCCTTCAACTGTTGCTCTTCTAAACAGTTTCACTAGTGAAAATGCGGTGAGATAGAGAATATATTGTATTGATGGCCTTAAATCCTGAGTCCAAAATTGAGAACTGGTGAGACACGTTCCCTCAACTGATGCTCTTCAAACAGTCTCACTAGTGAAAATGCGGTGAGATGGAGAATAAATTGTACTGATGCCCTTTAACCCTGAGTCCAAAATAAAAGTCAACATaagcaattaaataaaaaacaaatacttTAAAGAAAATATGCTAAGGTTAGAGGTATCAATCGGATAATCTAGTAATGTACGTCTAATAATTAATCATAT containing:
- the LOC121219261 gene encoding WRKY transcription factor WRKY28 — encoded protein: MDVPSSVKDKVEGVEAELEQLQKENAALRLMLQVMSNKYKMLSEAYFRESNSQVPTICRGLTRFDLCEDQHSHKNILIPQLQLAANSSQVFVETDPRDESHIVKDGFQWRKYGQKVTKHNPFPRAYFRCSMAPACPVKKKVQRCMEDKNFLMATYEGRHNHEVNPSIGQSLSSPTSSATTSISGFPNSVLDNPLRSAIALDLNLSSENSCGNGNDDDYNNKRSMEDHVAASLAKDPSFTLALAAAVARSITEHPKPPTN